The proteins below come from a single Capricornis sumatraensis isolate serow.1 chromosome 14, serow.2, whole genome shotgun sequence genomic window:
- the GPR25 gene encoding probable G-protein coupled receptor 25, with protein sequence MRPTEPWSPGAGTAPWDYYSGSGAPGELEPEQLCAARDLPYSHAYIPALYLAAFAVGLPGNAFVLWLLSGARGPRRLVDTFVQHLAAADLGFLLTLPLWAAAAARGGRWPFGEGLCKLSSFALAGTRCAGALLLAGLSVDRYLAVGRPLAARSPRSRRCALAACAGVWAAALAAGLPSLAFRRLRPLPGGGHGSQCGEEPSDAFQGLSLLLLLLTLVLPLAVTVVCYCRVSRRLRGPPHLGRARSRSLRIILAVEGAFVGSWLPFCALRAAFHLASLGALPLPCHLLLALRWGLTVATCLAFVNSCANPLIYLLLDRSFRAQLRQRGACGRADRPARWSSSASSLSGDDGSPFRSPARAGGRAQTASAPKAVGP encoded by the coding sequence ATGCGCCCCACGGAGCCCTGGAGCCCCGGCGCGGGGACGGCGCCCTGGGACTATTACTCGGGGTCGGGCGCACCGGGCGAGCTGGAGCCGGAGCAGTTGTGTGCGGCGCGGGACCTGCCCTACAGCCACGCCTACATCCCTGCGCTCTACCTGGCGGCCTTCGCCGTGGGCCTGCCGGGCAACGCCTTCGTGCTGTGGCTGCTGTCCGGGGCGCGCGGCCCGCGGCGGCTCGTGGACACCTTCGTGCAGCACCTGGCGGCCGCCGACCTGGGCTTCCTGCTCACGCTGCCGCTGTGggccgcggcggcggcgcggggtgGCCGCTGGCCCTTCGGCGAGGGCCTGTGTAAGCTCAGCAGCTTCGCGCTGGCCGGCACGCGCTGCGCGGGCGCCCTGCTGCTGGCCGGCCTCAGCGTGGACCGCTACCTGGCCGTGGGCCGCCCGCTGGCCGCGCGCTCCCCGCGCTCCCGGCGCTGCGCGCTGGCCGCCTGCGCGGGCGTGTGGGCCGCGGCGCTGGCCGCCGGCCTGCCGTCGCTGGCCTTCCGCCGCCTGCGGCCGCTGCCCGGCGGGGGCCACGGCAGCCAGTGCGGGGAGGAGCCGTCGGACGCCTTCCAGGGcctgagcctgctgctgctgctgctgacccTGGTGCTGCCCCTGGCCGTCACCGTCGTCTGCTACTGCCGCGTGTCGCGCCGCCTGCGCGGGCCGCCGCACCTGGGCCGCGCCCGGAGCCGCTCGCTGCGCATCATCTTGGCCGTCGAGGGCGCCTTCGTGGGCTCCTGGCTGCCCTTCTGCGCCCTACGCGCCGCCTTCCACCTGGCGAGCCTGGGCGCGCTGCCGCTGCCCTGCCACTTGCTGCTGGCGCTGCGCTGGGGCCTCACCGTCGCCACCTGCCTGGCCTTCGTCAACAGCTGCGCCAACCCGCTCATCTACCTGCTGCTGGACCGCTCGTTCCGCGCGCAGCTGCGGCAGCGCGGGGCCTGCGGGCGCGCCGACCGCCCGGCGCGCTGGAGCAGCTCGGCGTCATCACTCTCCGGCGACGACGGCTCCCCGTTCAGGAGCCCGGCCCGCGCGGGCGGCCGAGCCCAGACGGCGAGCGCCCCCAAGGCTGTCGGCCCGTAG